The DNA sequence CATCATTTTAAACCCGTTCATACTCGCAAACTAGCAAATTTGCttaatttacagaaaataatctttttttaaatacagctcccttttttttggtttaattagggaattaaaaaaaaaaaacataacctaCAAACTAATCCAAGTTCCAATTATCTTTAGGTCTGCCCATGTGCAACAATATGCCACGAGTTCTACACAACATGCTGTCAGATTACTTGACAGGATAATGTTAGAGACACAtttaaatctgtgttttgtggaaTAAATGATGCACTCTCTTAAACCTCTCTACTGCTACCTTTATACAGGTGCTGATCATATatttagaatatcatcaaaaagttgatttatttcagttattccattcaaaaagtgaaacttgtataatgtataaattcattccactgatatatttcaagagttcattccttttaattttgatgattataactgacaactaatgaaaaccccaaaatcagtatctcagaaaattagaatattttgaaaaggttcaatattgaagacacctggtgccacactctaatcagctaattaactcctgcaaaggcctttaaacggtctctcagtctagttctgtaggctacacaatcatggggaaaaCTGCTGACTtaacagctgtccaaaagacgaccattgacaccttgcacaaggagggcaagacacaaaagctcattgctaaagaggctggctgttcacagagctctgtgtccaagcacattaatagagaggcgaagggaaggaaaagatgtggtagaaaaaagtgtacaagcaataggaaTAACCGCatcctggagaggattgtgaaacaaaacccattcaaaaatgtgggggagattcacaaagagtggactgcagctggagtcagtgcttcaagaaccaccacgcacagacgtatgcaagacatgggtttcagctgtcgcattccttgtgtcaagccactcttgaacaagacacagcgtcagaagcgtctcgcctgggctaaagacaaaaaggactggactgctgctgagtggtccaaagttatgttccctgatgaaagtaaattttgcatttcctttggaaatcaaggtcccagagtctggaggaagagaggagaggcacagaatccacgttgNNNNNNNNNNNNNNNNNNNNNNNNNNNNNNNNNNNNNNNNNNNNNNNNNNNNNNNNNNNNNNNNNNNNNNNNNNNNNNNNNNNNNNNNNNNNNNNNNNNNgtgcttcaagaaccaccacgcacagacgtatgcaagacatgggtttcagctgtcgcattccttgtgtcaagccactcttgaacaagacacagcgtcagaagcgtctcgcctgggataaagacaaaaaggactggactgctgctgagtggtccaaagttatgttccctgatgaaagtaaattttgcatttcctttggaaatcaaggtcccagagtctggaggaagagaggagaggcacagaatccacgttgcttgaagtccagtgtaaagattccacagtcagtgatggtttggggtaccgtgtcatctgctggtgttggtccactgtgttttctgaggtgcAAGGTCATCACAgctgtctaccaggaagttttagagcacttcatgcttcctgctgctgaccaactttatggagatgcagatttcattttccaacaggacttggcacctgcacacagtgccaaagctaccagtacctggtttaaggaccatggtatccctgttcttaattggccagtaAACTCttctgaccttaaccctatagaagatttatggggtattgtgaagaagAAGATGCGGTTaagccagacccaacaatgcagaagagctgaaggccactatcagagcaacctgggctctcataacacctgagcagtgccacagacttagattccaactaagtattgagtgctgtacatgctcatacttttcatgttcatacttttcagttggccaacatttctaaaaatccttttttttttgtattggtcttaatattctaattttcggagatactgaatttaggattttcattagttgtcagttttaatcatcacaattaaatgaaataaacatttgaaatatatcagtctgtgtgtaatgaatgaatataatatccaagtttcactttttgaatgggcagaagatcctttttgtttaaacacaaacagtccCAGGGTGCCGGTTAGCTAACTAGAGCTCTCGccccatgtacaaggctgagACCTATTTCCCTCATTTCCTATCTATCCTATCCAAAATAAAGgcaaacatacatttaaacagaaaaacagaaacagttgCTATATCGCTCTCGTCAAAGACAGTTATTGTGTGTCTTTGACACCAaagacacacaataacacaaaccaaCCAACTGAGGCAGCAGTAGATCAGCAACTCCCTtgttctgcaaggtaaaatgtttttgtcagtggAGTCTGATGGCTTTTACGAGTGCGATATAGCAACTGACCGACAGACTTTCTTAACTGGAAATAAGTGTGAGTCAAATGCTATGTGAGAGAGCAACAGACTTCAGATGTCatttacacacacgcacgcacgcacacacacatatctgtaCCTTTAGGAGAGTAGCTTGTGGGAGGGAGGTCAAAGGGCACAGGGAaaccagaggaggaggagaccaGAGGAAATGGATTTTTGTGAACAGGGAAGGTCTTCATGTTCTGGAAGGAGACAACCATCACACCACACATTACTCTACATGAGCTCTTTATAGTTTGCACTGTTATTCAGCATATGTAATACTTTTTTTCATACACTGTGGATCACATTTTTGAACGATGAAAACGCTTAGATGTGTGTATCAGATTACAAATGCATTTTGTGCAAGGCAAATGTTTATTACATGATTAACATCTCTCTAGCATTTAGACATACTAGCATAGAGCTACTGTTTGTCCACATGTGTTCTTACAAAGGCAGAGGGCACGTAGAGGACTCCCAGCTCATATGACCGAACCATCACCTGAGTGTTGTTCTTCTCCAGTGCACCCCACGCTGCTTTGGACAGGTtggcactgaaacacacacattaacacgtCAGATTTAATGTTTCAGTAGCCGTGTGGATAAAGAAAGGAACATTTCAGCACATACATAATATGCAATGATCATTTCAATTCATTTTCAGTAGGGTAGGGTTTGAATAACTCTTTTTAGAACGTAAAATAATTGTCATGAACAGTGTTGGCAATATGGGTGTATGGCGAATATAATTATGATAAACAATGCATACAACCACAATACGCACATTATACAAGCATGGcttattattaattatgttttacatttaacataCAGTTTATTGCTAATTATTTAAGAGGTggaaataaaatcacaaaagtTGTCTTTCTGTTGATTTGCCATAATCATAATCATTAACAATTAAGttaatgataattattttgaggtgaaacacaaaaaatttaatttctgcttttggataaaatttaaatgttactATTCCTTTAATTAGTTACCACACCAGTTTCAGCAGTAAgtaatatgaaataaataagacGACACTGTAAATCAGAAAATCACAtatgcaaataaaaacaaataatttcacATAATGAAGACACAGTATAATGTCTGTGTTCCTTCTATCTCATTTTAATGCATGCATTCATAATGTATGACTTAATTTAAAAAGattgttaaattaattgttttttaggTTTTATAGGTTGACTATGTAACAACTGTCCAGGGACTACAGatggaaaaaagtattttggcTAACTCTATGcttattaatgtgcactgtctctgCTAAaataaactgattaaaaaaaaaaaaagtaaaaaaaaaaaaaaatacatgtgaaACTGGCACACGCACCTTGTGACGAGGAACCAGGCAAGCTGAGTGAAATCTGGTGAGGCCCTCATGTATGTCTTGATGTGTGGCATGGCGTGACTCCTTCCTGTCGTATTCGCCTTCCAACGGCTACATGCACATATGCAAACAAGAGTATTTTATTCAGTTGAATTACACTTACAGGAATTATGAACAGGGCTGTGTAGGTCTTTACTAAGCTAAAAATAAAGTCTGTACACCAGGGTGCCTCACCATTAATGAAAAAATTATGAATGCAATGCAAACAGAAGTGCCAGGCCATAGGACTGAATTTAGATTAGTAGAAGTGAACTTACTGAAAGTAGGAGTGGAGCCAGAGTTGTTTCTGCGCTGTCTGGATGCTGTAGGGAAGAGAGCCTCCCGCTGCAGGACAAAGAAGATGTACATCACAACCAAATACACAGCAGTCCCTAAACAATCAAATGTTACATCAATCAAACAATCAGTAAGAGAGTGATGTTTGGGGTGGATGATTAAATTAATAGGCACGCTAATAAGCTGCCAATGATCATGCTGTGGTCAAAATGTACTGGCATTtagtaaaagttgtttttttatctgcatGTGACCTCTACAACACGATATATAGACAAATTATTTGACTCACCTGGGTAGCCTTCTAAACTAGTTCTCACATCTTCAACTGATGGATACAGCTGTAAAATATCAACCCATTAGTGATttgtattacatttatataccttcaacatacagtacatgactacatttgacaaaaaaatactttgGCAATTAAATGTCCTGCAGGGACTCTGAGGAAGTGTAGAAATGTACCCTCAAAATGACTCTTGTTTTTACCACTTGAAAGCTGAGGCAAATAAGAACATAATACTAGTACTAGCAGCAGTCATAGAAAACCTCATTTTTTTGGTATGTTTTTATTCTATCTTTCTCAAAGCAGTTTAATGCTGCATCACACAAGCAACATTAGGTTTCAGTTGGAGGGACCTACCAAGTGCATGGGGGGGTCCGGGCGAAAAGAGGATTTCCCCAGCGTGGTCATGGTGCGCTGAAATTCCCCTGCCAACCATTTGGTCTTATCCAGTCCCATAGAGCCGATGCTGGAGAACTGGCCAATCACAGGCCATTTTTCTTCGCCGGGAATAGGCTCTGTGTGGTCATACAACAGCTACTCAAATAAGaagaagggaagaaaaagaTGAGGAAATTCCAGTTAGAGACCATGCAGAGGTTGTTAAATTTAAGTGCTGTCATGTTCTTGTGAGAAATTACTCTTTATTTTTAGTTGCATTACATTGGCAATATTTAGATCTTTTTCCAATTCACCTGGTTATTGGGGTGATGCTGACCTGAAACTTGTTCCTAATGGACTATGTAAATGCAGGCAAAAACCCAAAAATCCTAACAACAAAGTTTTTTTGGAAATGCTTTTCAGTGATCTGAGCAGTGTTGCTTAGATGCAAACTACCAGCCAGTCAGCATTTAAAAGgattttatctgtgtgtttgcatgttttagcaactgtgtttttaaagttttatagGTTGACTATGTAACAACTGTccagggactacagatgaaaaatagtcTTTTGGCTAACTCTGGCGCATTTGCATCTATGctgattaatgtgcactgtccctgctaaattaaactgattaaataaaaaactactGCTGACCATTTTCCAAAGTAAACCAGACGTTTTCCGATTGATACCTTCCCGGCAgctattttttcctctttacCACTGTGTTGTAATGTCCCGATTTTTAATTTTCACTGTTGCACATTGGTCATGTATGCAAACTTTTCAGATGTTACTGGTTTTCCACAAGCACTTGAACTTTTTTTCATCCGATGCATTGTCATAAAACCATAATACATCTTTGACAAATATGAAGAGGGTTTGTGACGGATGTCTGTGTGACGGATGACCAAATTCATCAGCAAATCTCACACGTCTAAAAGTTGATTTAAACTGTACTGAAATTAACTGAACCTAAGACCATGAAAGTAAgaaatatacatattttcaaaatagCATTCAAAAAAGCACATTAaccatttcttcttcttgtagaaatgttaaataaaactatatataaCAGAGACAAATTGGAACTACTTGCTGCTATTTActtttgctctttgttttctATCTTGAGTCGCAGTATGTTATTAACTAGTTAGAGAAGTGAGTGGGAGATGAGGagagtaaacaaacaaacaaatatttaccTTCCTCATCCTCAGGTGGCCCCAGCGCTCCATGTCTGAACCAACATATCTCCCTGGGGTTGAGCCGACCAAATAAACCCTGATAATAGAAGTTAAGAGTTTATAATAAGTGATACTTGTAATCcagattttatatttacttacaACTGCATAGGATGTTGCAGGACCATCATTTAgcagcatatatatatatatatatatatatatatatatatttttatctaAAGACTTACATTACCTGGTTGGATGTGAAAGTCATTATTACTAACTCCCATCTGCATCAAACCTGTGCACATATGTAACTGCATGAGCCTCGCGTTTACCTGGTCTCTGAAAGGTCGTGCTCTTTGATCCGTTGGATCCACTCCTCAAGTTCTGGGGCGCGGTACGATGCCAGGTATTCCAGCAGGTCCCTCTTAAAGAAGGTTGGTGACTCACCTGCGCTCGCACTGCTGCCCTTTGGTAACTGTGGAAACATGGGGCTTATCCACATCCTGGTTTGGAAAAAATACATTGAGGGGGGAATACATACAAAActactgtcttttctttctcaagTTTTAATGTGGCTGCACAGATTCATGTGTACCACCAAAATGTTTCCTAGGTTAAAAAAACTCCACATCCGACAGACTCACCCTTGTGTTTTCTGGTACCAGTCTGCTCTGATGAGGTTGGAGGTCAGAATGATGACTCTGAAGCCTTCCTCGTACCACAGCAACATCATCTTCCTGCACAAAGATACACAACAATGTTCTGCttaatataacaacaacaaagagtACATGCCAAGACCTGTATTATCTGCAATGTAAGTCCCCTAGTactaaatgcaaatgttttttcccctgcagtacctctgtatgtgtgtcagcaacacatacatttttaataattccTTCAATATACAGGGAGTTTAAAAATACTCAAAAAGTTTATATAGGATGATAAAAGACCAGTTATCTTAAAAGCTGCGGTGTATCTAATTATGATTAATGACTCCACTTAGGGTCGGTGCTGGTAcggtgcatgctggctcactagAACAGCTTACTTGGAGATGTAAAGGGAACTAagtcattgttaatgttattaaatacactcaaaatgtctgctgtgaaaaagctCTTTACTGTGCTCTACAAATCTGATCACTGAGTCACACAGACAACCCCTGACTATCCCACACTAATGTCAAACCCAGAATGTTTCAGTGTGGGACAACTTCAGGAAACAAGActgagagtctacagccatgttaTCAGCTGAAACTGTACCTAGGCACAGCAGTACTCTGTGCTTAATGCTAATGTCTGCATGCTAACAATTTCAATGCTAACATACcgatgtttaccatgttcatcatcttagCTAAGCACGTCAGCAATAAACACAGAGGACAGCTCAGGCTGATGACAAAgacattagttttgcaggtaaaTGGTCATGAACCAAAATATTAGATAAAACTTTTATTGAAtaaatctgtacaaaattttATCTAAATCCATTCAatggttgttgagatatttcacttaaaaccacaatatatatatctctctacAATGTCATGCTAATctaaaaatatgttattattgaccagtggtggaccaaccaacACTGGCATCCATAAAGCTGCAACAACATCCAAAACTGATCTGAtgtgtaagtaaaaaaaaaaaaactaattggtATAATACCAAATATGGAAAGAAATGCTTACGTGTGGTGAGTTCCAAAAGCAATATCCAGCTTGGCCTGTCAGGGCAGATCACAGACATTAGTCCTATTTAAAGGGAAATCCAGAGTCCATAAAGAACAGTCTTACTAACAGGCATTTCACAGTATGACAGTATGACATAATAACAGACAAACTGCACTTCAGAGAAAgtctttaaaaaactgtttgctTAGGCAGTGAGTCTGTACCTGGCAGAATCGAACATGTGGAAACGGCTGAGCCTGCTGGATCAGCCGGGCCTTGGCCTCCCTCTTATCTCCATGGACGATCAGAACTGGACGGTCCCTGTAAACACAACCCAGAACCAAGGTTCAAAATTTGGCCTGTTTCACCGGATTGTCATCAGCATCATcactttcatttaaataaaaacaaaatgtcagtatCCATTAGGAGTTGTAGTATCTCTTGATGGCTTAATTAGAGTTTATGATGCTTTACTACCCTGACGAGAATGAAATCTAAGGAAACATGAATAATGTTTAAGgatacaaatttaaaatttcACAAATACAACTGGACATAAACACTGGTAAGAGCCTTGAAAATGCCATGTTTATAAACCCATCGCCACGCAAAAAATCTCCTGAATACTTATCAGAGACACATTTATTGTGCCATCCAGTTTTAACTTTGAGTCTTGAGCAATAATACACTTAAGGGCAGTGTCATCAGTATAATAATGACATAAACAGATTCCCATGTTCATGATAATGTGatagtagagctgcaacaattattcggataatcgattagttgtcaactattaaatcaCCCACTACTTTGATAATCGTTtgggcaatttttttttttttacataaatgatctgcttcttaaatgtaaatctTTTCTGGTTTCACTAATCCTCTAtgactgtaaaatataatatctttgggttgtggaaaaaacaagacatttgaggacatcttcttgggctttgggaaacagtgattgacatttttgacagttttctgactctttatagactaaacaactaACCGATTAATCAAGACAATATTGACAGATTAAACgacaatgaaaagaaatgttagttgcagccccagATGGTAGCAAAGAAGAAGCAAAACTTACCTAAACTCTGATGGGTATTGCTCCACCATCCAAGCAATATCAAAGCAGTAGTTAAACTATGAAGAAAGAGAGTATGACCTTAAAACTTGGTAGAAAGATGTATACAAGACTCTGCTGCCATGCTAGCACCAAACCTTGAGGCTGTACTTCTTCACAGTGGTGCTTTCttctaaatgctaatgtcagcttGCGAACATGCAAGTACTGCTTtacagttttgtattttgttctgAACACctaattaaattttttacacaacaaaaagttaaaagatcaccagaatgaatgtgtttcatcctgaggggaacatggatgacaccaaatttcatggtaatATATCCAATAATTGTTGAGACATTTGACTAAAAGCAACCCATCATATAGATATTGGTATATTTCTGTTTGGACCAAAGTAGTAGGCTGACCAACCAACTGGCAGAGAGACATTTCCATCTCTAGAGCCATGCCGATAGCATGGCTCAAAAACAGGACATAAGATTGTTTATATGGTTGCTCACCTGAACAGATTCTTTAAGGGTCCCAAATAATGGAGAGAGAATGTCtacatgaatgaaaaaaaacaataaagattACTATATAAAACTAATATATAAAAGACGACAAATAGGTGACAATAGGTGGTAGCTGTACTTTAAACAGGGAGATCCCCACAGAGTAAAAACATTGTGTTGGGattaaaactattttacttAACAAAAAGTGCCCAAAGTCTTACCAGACTGACTTGAAGCAACCACAGAGTCAACGCAGAGTCACACTCATTCGACAAAAACAAGTATGGTTAAGATATTCAGCCTCCATGAACATTTGGGAGCTTCCCACTACAACCAGCTGTTTACTGCTGGCCACTGAACAACTCTACTGGAGCAATGAAGTGCTTCAAGGAAATCTGGAGCATAAAAGAATGTCAGATGTTCAAAATTCTCTTTTTTGACTTTCCCTGCTGGTCTGGGGGTTTTAACTTGCACCTTTGCATCAAATATATGATTCCATTGTCTTATTTCCTCAAAAGGTAGAACGAAAGTGTCTGCACCAAATGTCATTAAATGAAACTCTCCTCACCTCTGATGTGCAGAGCTCCACTGTTGTACTTCTTGTCCAGGCCTGTGACTTTGTTGAGGTAAAACCTGTAGGTGTCATTTAGACAAGGCATACTGGATTCAAAAAAGTCCTCTGGCTCGTCGATATAGTACAGCCGGCCGTGGGGACTTGGAGGTCGCTCGTTCTCCACCTtcgctttctttgtttttgggCTCGGAGATGCCCTTTTTGGTAAATTACTTAGACTCTTCCCCTTTACatctccatcatcatcatcactatctGAGAGAGCCCAGCCTGAGCCATCTGACACCTCTTTCTTCCGCTTTCCAGCCAATGACGGACTAGTTTCATACTTCACTGGATTCAGCTGGTTAACTACTGCTGACTGTCTGGCTTCAGAGCCGATAACAAGTGAGGATCCAGGGGTGTTAGCTGGTTCTGGTTTCACCTGAACAGTGAGTTTGGGGCTGGGGGGAGACCCAGACCAATGGGAGCTGTGATTGGATACAGCGGGTCGGTGGGGCTTAGAGGTTGTAGTCCCGGAAAGAGGAAGAACCTCATCATCGTCATCACTGCTGGATATGGTCCACTTGCCGTGTTGACTGTCCTGAGACATGCCTGACCAGCGATACAGAGAATTCAAATATCAGCTAAGCAACAGGATGAGAGGTGGCCTGAGGTGAAGCCACTGATCAGTCCTGAACTGATACACTGGGTGTTCAACAGCATTTAAAAGATGCATTTCACCTACTTTGACACCTTTAGCAGCCTGCTACCAATGTTATACCAAACACATCAACATGTGTCCATGAAACATGCAGGACAGGCTTTGTGTGGGGCGACCTATGAAGTGGTGATCTGTGACAATTACTGTTTATAATAGGAAGCTAATCTGatttcattttaacagggaTGGATGTTCACAGCTGAAATAACCCAACTGACAGTCGGTCAGTATTTAGGTGCATCTAGGTAATTTTGAATGGTGATGCAACGTTGCAAAGTCAATAACAAGGGAACTTACTGGGTGTAAATATAACACGTGTGAACATATACAACAACAGGCGAAATGGTTCAAAATTATGCAACTGCGGGAAAATATACAGCACAAaaaattgttattgttgttacttAAGATTATCgtattaaactaaaaaaaaataccaaaataataGAAGCAAAGCGGATCATGCAAGTTCTGCAGTTTAACGTTATAAATGGAAATGATAAAATTACATTATGCTATTATGAAGAGTGTGAATAATATAACGGCCCGAGTGTGACATTTTCTTTACCGGGTCAGAtaagtcagcagcagcagcagcacaggttAATGCTGTTGTGAATGCAGTGATTCCACACAATCCACCAATTAACAAACTTAATACAATACACTTCCATGAGACAAGCCACAGCGCAGGAGGTGCACAAGCAATACGTGTCCGGGTCGGAACTCCACTACTCCTCTTGTAGTTCCGCCACATCGGCGGGATCTAACCAAGCAGCGAGCTTTTTATATCGCCTACAGTCTATGGCAGCGACCCATTAGTATGTTTAACAAGTAAGGGTTTATACACAAGCAtcactaaaaaaataaagacattttctctttgtataggcctatgtggtttttttatttaattctaaACTGATGAAGTTTTTTGTACAttgattatgtttttgtttgtcagttcacatggagatttaaaaaatctagctaattatatttttatgctaATTGCCCTACCTTGTTATCTTTCAGAAACCAGAAATCATTGGCGGACTGGAATAATGACTGAAGAAGTAGGCACAGTCAGGTAAGGGTAGACCATTTTTACAAAGCACCAGGAATACAGGAATAATAGGCCCAGATGTGGTGGAGGACAGTtgtgaggaaaaaaaagttgtaacaaacacacagtacagtactCAATATATGGACAGAAGTGGAGATAACAACTGCAAATGGAATTATTTGGTAGCCTACTTTTTTACTCAGCATAactaagaactttgttgaacaaataaaatattgttaatGATCTTAAGTAAGTAAAGGTAGGTAAGTGTCTTGGGAGCCCATTCTTTTTAAATCAGTTCTTAAATACTGACAATAATACGCCATGATGATAATATTTGAATCATGAGCCAGGTGTcgcccatagactgtatgaaaACGGTGTCACCAAGTCAGGCTCAAGTAGACTTGAACTACAGCATAATCTTGCCACTTGActttgcatttatttaattaactcAGAGCTTGGAATATCACATCTATGGACGTTCAGAAAGCCCAGCGGCAACAATCAGCATGCTGGTGCCAGATGTTTGCAAGgtaatttttttcttcagtCTTACTTTGGAAAGTAATGTATACACAGGGCTTTTGGGGGTTCCTAAAATTCTAAAAGTATCCTGGCGTTGAACAGGGGttagaggaggaaaaggaagataATGAAGATGTGGCTTTTATGATTAGATCAATTTATTAACACATTGTCAACATTTGTATTCAAGCAAGCACTGAGCATTTGCAGCAAAGGGCTGGGATTaatgtatgtacacacacatacagtatgtccagCTGCTTGAGaacttaaatatttatttagcatgacgtctgtgtaaaacaaaaaacatgtaaacaaatgcaGAGGAAATtcttaaaatttaaatgaatattttgatttgattacctTAATATGCTTATTATGCAGATTTCATTGCGATTCACTCCTCAGTATAACCACAGAAGCAAGAACTCATCAACGAAACTGAAGCACAGGCGACACTCTCTGTTGTAGTGAAACAGCTTTCATTGTAGTCCATCAGTTGGAAGGATTTGGAGCGCTGTGCTCTTCTCATGCTCCAAGAgctctgctgtttttttcccctgcagGGAGTGGACTCTTGGTTATCTGAATGCCTCAAAGGTTTTCAGCAGCTGGCTGATCAGGAATGGGAGGAGGGTTCCTACATCCTCCTCTGCTCCTGGGTGGATGACTGAGACAAAAATTTGAAAGTCCTCCAATGTGACCtacaggaacagagagagaagacgagtatgtgtttgtatgtgacaaatacaaAAGTGTTGATTATACCTGACTTTTGTCCTTACGTCCCTGCTGAACTGCTGTGACAGGCGCTTTTCTTTGTCCAGTTCTTCCAAAGAGCTCTTGCTCCATCTGACTGAGACAAAGGTGCCTTGCTGTCGTCCAGGCCTGTAAGGccaataattatttaaataatgggTTGATTATTTCTCTGTAGTCTGATGATTTCCGGCATGCATTTTATGCCATCAAGTGTCATGTGCAGGAGCACTGTGTTGTACTTTCCAATTCAGCCATGAGGAATTTTCTTTCATCTCTGTTGTTTCACCAAACCTTTTGCAGATCACATGacttaatattaaattaaatgaactTCTAAATTCAACACATCCCTGTAATCTCATGTATCTATCGCCTGTCGTACTCCTGTACACTTGGTGGCAGCATTGCACCATCAAGTTGTTGGTAAGCAGTCACA is a window from the Micropterus dolomieu isolate WLL.071019.BEF.003 ecotype Adirondacks linkage group LG20, ASM2129224v1, whole genome shotgun sequence genome containing:
- the tdp1 gene encoding tyrosyl-DNA phosphodiesterase 1, coding for MSQDSQHGKWTISSSDDDDEVLPLSGTTTSKPHRPAVSNHSSHWSGSPPSPKLTVQVKPEPANTPGSSLVIGSEARQSAVVNQLNPVKYETSPSLAGKRKKEVSDGSGWALSDSDDDDGDVKGKSLSNLPKRASPSPKTKKAKVENERPPSPHGRLYYIDEPEDFFESSMPCLNDTYRFYLNKVTGLDKKYNSGALHIRDILSPLFGTLKESVQFNYCFDIAWMVEQYPSEFRDRPVLIVHGDKREAKARLIQQAQPFPHVRFCQAKLDIAFGTHHTKMMLLWYEEGFRVIILTSNLIRADWYQKTQGMWISPMFPQLPKGSSASAGESPTFFKRDLLEYLASYRAPELEEWIQRIKEHDLSETRVYLVGSTPGRYVGSDMERWGHLRMRKLLYDHTEPIPGEEKWPVIGQFSSIGSMGLDKTKWLAGEFQRTMTTLGKSSFRPDPPMHLLYPSVEDVRTSLEGYPAGGSLPYSIQTAQKQLWLHSYFHRWKANTTGRSHAMPHIKTYMRASPDFTQLAWFLVTSANLSKAAWGALEKNNTQVMVRSYELGVLYVPSAFNMKTFPVHKNPFPLVSSSSGFPVPFDLPPTSYSPKDQPWIWNISYSQAPDTHGNIWVPS